Below is a window of bacterium DNA.
CAGCTGTTGGAAAACGCCGCCATTGCCAAGAACGGCGAGTTTCCGATCTGTCAGGATACCGGTTTTGCGGTGTTCTTTGTCGAGTTGGGGCAGGAGGTGCATGTGGTGGATGGCGGTTTAGTCGATGCCATCACTGCCGGTGTGATCAAGGGCTATGGCGAGGGCTTTTTGCGCAAATCCATTGTCTCTGATCCGTTAAAACGGCAGAACACTGGCAATAACACGCCTCCGGTCATCTGGATCGACGTGGTGGCCGGCGAGCAGATCAAGATCACCATGGCGCCCAAGGGCGGCGGCAGCGAGAACATGAGCGAAGTGGCCATGCTTACGCCGGCGGATGGGGCTGAGGGGGTGAAAAACTTTGTCGTCGACAAAGTGCGGCGTTCAGGCGGCAATCCCTGTCCGCCTATTGTGGTGGGCGTGGGCATCGGCGGCACGTTTGAAAAGGTGGCGTATCTGGCTAAAAAATCCCTTTTGCGGCCTGTGGGACATCGCAATCCTGACCCGTACTATGCAGCCATGGAGGAAGAACTGCTGGAGAGGGTGAACAAGCTCGGTGTGGGACCTCAGGGGCTGGGCGGACGCATCACGGCGTTGGATGTGCATGTGGAGGTTTTTCCCTGCCACATCGCTTCACTGCCGGCAGCGGTCAACATTCAATGCCATGCAGCGCGGCACAAAGAGGTGATCCTGTAAACCGGACCGACCGGTCCAAGCCTTTGACGCATCAGACCATCGATGCCTACTGACCTTCGTAACAACAGGAGATTAAAGTATGGCTGACGTGATAAAACTCACCACGCCGCTGGACGATCGGCAGGTGGAAGCATTGCACGCAGGCGACAGCGTGTTGATCACCGGCATCATCTATTCTGCGCGCGATTCGGCGCATAAAAAATTGGTCGATCTGCTTGAACAGGGTCAGCCTCTACCGCTGGACTTGACCGGCCATCTGATCTATTATGTCGGACCATCGCCGGCGCGGCCGGGCAAACCCATTGGCTCCGCCGGACCCACCACCTCGTACCGCATGAATCCGTACGCGCCCAAACTGCTGGCGCACGGATCCAGAGGCATGATCGGCAAGGGGGAGATGAACGCCGTCGTAGCCGAGGCGTTGAAAAAGTACAAGGGCGTCTATCTGGTCGCTGT
It encodes the following:
- a CDS encoding Fe-S-containing hydro-lyase, whose amino-acid sequence is MADVIKLTTPLDDRQVEALHAGDSVLITGIIYSARDSAHKKLVDLLEQGQPLPLDLTGHLIYYVGPSPARPGKPIGSAGPTTSYRMNPYAPKLLAHGSRGMIGKGEMNAVVAEALKKYKGVYLVAVGGAAALIARSIKKNTVIAYPELGAEAIAELTVEDFPAIVAQDCHGGNLYQEGVKKFVRS
- a CDS encoding fumarate hydratase, with the protein product MREISARLITEKVADLCIQANYHLGQDVIDAMKRGLQQEESPTGRAILEQLLENAAIAKNGEFPICQDTGFAVFFVELGQEVHVVDGGLVDAITAGVIKGYGEGFLRKSIVSDPLKRQNTGNNTPPVIWIDVVAGEQIKITMAPKGGGSENMSEVAMLTPADGAEGVKNFVVDKVRRSGGNPCPPIVVGVGIGGTFEKVAYLAKKSLLRPVGHRNPDPYYAAMEEELLERVNKLGVGPQGLGGRITALDVHVEVFPCHIASLPAAVNIQCHAARHKEVIL